TTTTGATGGCGGAAATTGTATTGGAAGATTTCAGTTAGCCACACACGAAGTTTATGTAAACAAAACCACTAACGAAAAAATAACTTCAACGGAGTGGCATAATCTTGTAGTGCGGAATAAAGCTGCTGAAATATGCGAAAAGCATCTGACAAAAGGAGATAAAATATACATTGAAGGCCGCATAAAATCTCGCCAGTGGCAAGGTGAAGATGGAACCACAAAACACACCAGCGAAATTCAAGTTACTGAATTTACTTTTTTGTCAACAAAGAAAGATTCCGAAAACAACAAAACGTTTCCTTCATCAGAATCCACAAAAAATACTAACTTTGAAGCACAAAATAACGGCTTACCTATCAACGACTTGCCGTTTTAATGTTTAACTAATCTCATTTAATTTGGACCCAGAGCCCAGTATAAATTTAGCTTACACTTTAGATACTACATTAGTATTAGGATTTACAGGAATATTTGCGCTACTCTTTTGTTCCGCATTAGTTTCTGGTGCAGAAATTGCCTTTTTTTCTTTATCTCAAAAAGACATTGACGAAACTGTTCAGGAAAATGCTTCAAAAGGAAAAATCATTGCAGATCTTTTGGAGAAACCTAAAAAACTTCTTGCCACACTTCTTGTAGCAAATAATTTTATAAACATTGGCGTTGTCATCTTGTTTTCATTTGTTGGAAAAGGAATTTTCTCAGAAATTACTTCACCCGTTTTAAAATTTATTTTAGAAGTTATCGTAGTTACTTTCTTGATTTTGTTGTTTGGAGAAGTATTACCAAAAGTATATGCCAGCCGAAACAATATAAAATTTGCCAAACAAATTGCCTATCCTATTGCCTTACTTGACAAAATACTTTCGCCGGTGAGTTTACCCATGCGATCAGCCACAATATTTTTACATAATAAATTAGGGAAGCAGAAAACCAATTTTTCCGTAGATCAATTATCTCAAGCTTTAGAACTTACTGATTCCGAAGAAACCAGCTCTGACGAACAAAAAATATTAGAAGGAATTGTCACTTTCGGAAACACCGACACGAAACAAGTGATGAGTCCTAGAATTGATATTTTTGCACTTGAAATTGAAGAATCTTTTAGCGATATCTGTCCAAAAATAATCGAAAAAGGATTTTCAAGAATTCCTGTTTACCGAGACAATATTGATCAGATAGAAGGCGTTTTGTTTGTAAAAGATTTACTGCCTCATATTAACACTAATGATTTTGACTGGAAACCATTAATTCGAGAACCGTTTTTTGTTCCTGAAAATAAAAAATTAGATAATTTGTTAAAAGATTTTCAGAATATGAAAAGCCATTTAGCAATTGTGGTAGATGAATATGGTGGAACTTCGGGATTAGTATCGCTTGAAGATGTAATTGAAGAAATTGTAGGAGATATTAGCGATGAATTTGATGATGAGAATATAAATTTTTCTAAAATTGACGACAAGAATTATCTTTTTGAAGGAAAAATAAATCTCAAGGATTTCTACAGAATCGTTGATGTTGACGAAGAGTTGTTCGAAATCAAAAAAGGAGAGGCTGAAACCTTAGCGGGATTCATTCTTGAAATTTTGGGCAACTTTCCTAAAAAAGATCAAAAAATCACTTTTGAAAACTGCTTGTTCACAATAGAAACAGTAGATAAAAAACGTATCCGACAAATTAAAGTAACCCTTGAATAGATTAAAATGTTAAAAAAAACACTCGCTATTACCCTCTTGTTCATAGTGTTAATTTCTGTTTTTAGTTGTAAAGACGATGTTTTACCTAAGCCATCAAGTCATTTGAGACTGGATTATCCAGAGGCTAAATATGTGCATTTTGAAAATAATTGCCCCTTTAGTTTCGAAATCAATTCAGATGCAATAATCAAAGGAGAGAAAGATTGTGGATTTGCCATTTCATATCCAAAGATGAAAGCAACTATATATTTGACCTACAAACCCGTTAATAACAACATAAATAATTTATTGCGAGACGCCCAAAAACTAACCTACGAGCACGTCATTAAAGCAGATGACATCTTAGAACAACCTTACTTAAATCCTGACAAAAAAGTGTATGGTATGTTTTATCAAGTAGACGGGAATGCAGCGACAAATTCACAGTTTTACGTAACTGACAGTATCAAACATTTTGTTATTGGTTCCGTATATTTCTATGCAAAACCCAATTTTGATTCTATTATGCCAGCAGCGAGTTATGTAAAAAATGACATGCAGCGTTTGATGGAAACTTTAAAGTGGAAATAATTTTATAAAAAGCAGAATAAAAAATCAAACCATATAAGACATTTAAGTGCAAATAAACCCAGTAAATATTGAATCCTGAGAGCTTATTGAACGACCTTCAATTTGCTATATGGATCAAAAAAAAGCATTCTCTTAACGAGAATGCTTTTTTTTGAAATTACAAAAGTCTTTTTACGACTTGATATTTGAAACTTTATATGTTTTACCATCTCCAGTAGCTTGAACAATTTTAGTTAAACTTTCTGGGCTTTGAACCGTTTTATCAAAAGTAACCGTAGCCAATTTTTTGTCAAAATCAACCGTAGCTTTTTGAACACCTTCAAGAACTGACAATTCTTGCTCTATTGTTTTGGCACAGCCTATAGCACAAGTCATTCCTTCAACTTTAAAACTAGCCGTTTGAATATTAGCTGCAGCAATTTCTTTTTTTACTTTTGGAGCTTCCGCTTCTGCTGAAACACTTTCTGAAGTTTCTGCTGTCTTTTCTTTACAACCCACAAACATAAGACCTGAAAAAACAACAGCTGCAATTGATTTAGTAAAATTCATTATATTTTTATTTTAATTGTTTTCATTTTAAAGAAAAACAAAAATAATTAAAAAACGATTGAAAATTCATAAAATAATTACAATTTTGAGCCAAATTAAAATCATATGTTTTCAAAACAATTGAAATGGGTTTACTTAGGGATTCTTTCTCTTGTTTGGGGAAGTTCATTTATATTAATTAAAAAAGGATTAATTGGACTAACCGCTTTGCAATTAGGTTCTTTACGAATCATATTTGCTGCGGTATTTTTATTGATTATTGGATTTAAAAGTCTTGAAAAAATCACTAAGTACCAATGGAAATTTATTGCAATGACATCCTTGTTCGGAACATTTATTCCAGCTTATCTTTTTGCAATTGCGCAAACTCAAATTGACAGCTCAGTAAGTTCTATTCTGAATTCCTTAACGCCATTAAATACATTAATAATTGGAAGTTTAGCTTTTGGTTTACAGTTCAAAAAAAATCAAATTTTTGGCGTGCTAATAGGTTTAGTTGGTTGCACTTTATTAATCCTGAATGGAGCAATTCATCATCCAGAACAAAATTATTATTATGCAATTTTAGTTTTAATTGCTTCTATTTGTTATGCCACAAATGTCAACCTCATTAAGAGACATCTTCATGATTTAGCGCCATTGAGTATTACTACAGGGAATTTTTTGGTTTTACTTTTCCCCGCCACAATCATATTATTTGCATCAGGTTTTTTTGATGTAGTTCATGTAGCTTCGGTTCAGAAATCGGTTTTATTTATCATGATTTTAGGAGTTGTAGGAACTGGAATTGCCAACATTCTTTTCTTTAAATTAATCCAAATGTCTTCACCAGTATTTGCAACTTCTGTAACGTATTTAATTCCAGTAGTTGCTTTTTTTTGGGGACTTTTAGACAATGAAATGATTTCGGCGGTACAATTCATAGGCGCATTTATAATTTTGATTGGAGTTTATTTATCTGCTAAGAAATAACACAAATATTATAAAACAACAAAGGCTGTCCAAAAAGACAGCCTTTGTTATTGAATGCTAAATTCGATTATTTAAAATCAGCATCCGATACACCTTCGTTGATTTTCACTTCAGACATTTTAATATCCAATTCAAAACCTACATTTTGGATTACATTAAAAGGAACTTTTACTCCTTTTACCACTCTGTAATCTCCAAAATTAGTTGTTTGCGTCATTGTTTGACCAGCTTGTTCCATAGTTTTCGCTTCTGCAACTTTAAGCCCTGAAACCACATCATAATAATAGGTTGTTTTACCATTTTTCACAGCAAAAGCATCACTTCCATTCACGGCTTCGATACCGCCTAGAATCAATCCTGTTTTCTTAGCAAGTTTTAATTCTTCAAAAGGTGTTGCACTTGCCTTCATTTCTGATAGATCTTCCCCTTCTATATTTCTGCGCTGTCCTTGTTGAAGCACATACGCTCCTTTTTCATCAACAACTTGTTTCATCAAGCTCATCGTCCCCATTGCTAATTCTGTTATTAGCTTTCCTTTCACATCAATTTTAGAAGTAAAACTAAGCGGAGAAGGCGCTTGAGGGATTGTAGTTGAACCAACCATTGCGATTGTTTTCACAGCAGTTACAGCTTTTTCACCACCAATAGCTTTGATGTAATTATCTAAAACTATTTTAGCGGTCATTCCTAATGGAACTTCTTTTTTCAAAATAGGTTTTGCTAATGGATTTGCATATTTATCAAAAAAGAACATTGGGATTTTTAGTCTCTCCAAGGCAGGAATCACTTCTGAACCTTTACCAGCAATTACAATTCGGGTACTGTCAATAGAAAAATACTTATTTGCCACACGAATTACATCATCAGCAGTTACGGCATTTATGGTTTGGATGTATTTTTCATAAAAATCTGCTGGAAGTCCTTCTGTCTCTATATTCAATGCATATCTGGCAACCGCTTGAGGTTTTTCAACCTGCATTACAAATCTACCAACATATCCCGCTTTTACATTATTTAATACTTCATCAGAGACTTTTTCGGTTCTTATTTTTTTAATTTCTTTGATAAATTCAACCACAGCACTATCCGTAACAACATTTCTAACTGCCGATGTCGCTTTGAATTTGGTCACATATTTACCACTTCCTATGACAGAATTAGCTCCATAAGTCCAAGCGTTTTTTTCACGCAAATTCATATTCAAATAACTATTAAAATCTCCTCCTAGAACTTGGTTTGCTATAACTGCTGGAAAAAAATCAGCATCTCCCATTCGGAGATTCAATGTGTTTACCAATGAAATTTCAGATTGCACTGCATTTGGAACATCTACAAAATTAATTTGCATGAAAGACACATTTTTTGGCGCTTCATAAGTTAATTTTGGAGTACTCTTTTTTTGCCAAACTCCAAATAATTTCTCCACTAATGGTTTTATTTTATTGTACTTAATATCACCAATGATAACCAAATACGCATTTTCAGGAACAAAATAATTACGATAATTTGTCTCAACATCTGCCAAAGTAACATTCTTGATTGTCTCTTCGGTCATATATTCTCCTGAAGGATGACTTTTACCAAAAGCTAATGCATCTACAACTCTATTCGCAATTGCAGGAACACTTTTCTCTTCTGATTTAAGCCCTTCAATAAGCTTAGCTTTTTCTTTATCAAACTCTTCTTGAGTAAAATTAGGATATAGCGCACCTTCTGCCATTAACTCTAAAATTCTTTGTGCATATTTTGAAAGAGAGCTTGCATAAGCACCTTGAGAACTAAAGTTGATACTCGCTCCAAGAAAATCGACTTCTTCATGGAAAGCATCTTTAACTATTTTTTTGCTTCCATTACCAATCAAGTTGCTGGTTAATTCATCAACTCCTTTTTTATTTCCCTCAACAAATGGAGCATTATCCAAAGTCAAATTATAAGAAACTCTGGGTAATTTATTATTTTCAACAATCATAACCTTTAACCCATTTGGCAAGACAAACGATTGTGGTTTTTTAATATTTACAACTGGAGATTTACCCGGTTTAGGTTGAGTTCGATCTTGTGCCTGCATAATTCCTGTAAGGATCAATAGAATGAATACTATATTTATTTTTTTCATGATTTGCGATATATCTTAGTTTTGAGCTTTCTCTTTTGATGGAATGTAGTCCAAAATCAATCTTTGATTTGCGTTCAAATATTTTTTTGCGACCTCTCTGATTTCTTCGCGTGTAATAGAATGATACAATTCAATTTCAGAATTAATCAGATTTACATCTTTATATAACAAATAATAGGTAGCTAAATTTTCGGCTATTCCTTCAACACTAGCGTTTGCATTCACAAAATTATTGTCAAACTTATTTTGTAACTTTTGGAAGTCTTTATCCGAAATCAAATCTGTTTGAATTTTTACAATTTCTTCATCAATTTCTTTCAATAGATCTTCGGTTGTGTATGTCCCCATTGGCAAACCATACACAATATACATTCCATAATCTTCTTGACTAAAACCAACAGCTCCTATTTGTAGTGCCATTTTTTTATCGTCAACAATTTTCTTGTATAATTTAGAACTTTTCCCATCGCTCAAATAAGACGAAATCATATCCAAAACTCTGGCATCTCTAGTTTTCATTGAAGGCGTTCTGTATGACGCAACAATCATTGGAATCTGAA
Above is a window of Flavobacterium sp. 123 DNA encoding:
- a CDS encoding single-stranded DNA-binding protein, encoding MNGTLNKVMLIGYLGDDVKMHYFDGGNCIGRFQLATHEVYVNKTTNEKITSTEWHNLVVRNKAAEICEKHLTKGDKIYIEGRIKSRQWQGEDGTTKHTSEIQVTEFTFLSTKKDSENNKTFPSSESTKNTNFEAQNNGLPINDLPF
- a CDS encoding pitrilysin family protein, giving the protein MKKINIVFILLILTGIMQAQDRTQPKPGKSPVVNIKKPQSFVLPNGLKVMIVENNKLPRVSYNLTLDNAPFVEGNKKGVDELTSNLIGNGSKKIVKDAFHEEVDFLGASINFSSQGAYASSLSKYAQRILELMAEGALYPNFTQEEFDKEKAKLIEGLKSEEKSVPAIANRVVDALAFGKSHPSGEYMTEETIKNVTLADVETNYRNYFVPENAYLVIIGDIKYNKIKPLVEKLFGVWQKKSTPKLTYEAPKNVSFMQINFVDVPNAVQSEISLVNTLNLRMGDADFFPAVIANQVLGGDFNSYLNMNLREKNAWTYGANSVIGSGKYVTKFKATSAVRNVVTDSAVVEFIKEIKKIRTEKVSDEVLNNVKAGYVGRFVMQVEKPQAVARYALNIETEGLPADFYEKYIQTINAVTADDVIRVANKYFSIDSTRIVIAGKGSEVIPALERLKIPMFFFDKYANPLAKPILKKEVPLGMTAKIVLDNYIKAIGGEKAVTAVKTIAMVGSTTIPQAPSPLSFTSKIDVKGKLITELAMGTMSLMKQVVDEKGAYVLQQGQRRNIEGEDLSEMKASATPFEELKLAKKTGLILGGIEAVNGSDAFAVKNGKTTYYYDVVSGLKVAEAKTMEQAGQTMTQTTNFGDYRVVKGVKVPFNVIQNVGFELDIKMSEVKINEGVSDADFK
- a CDS encoding heavy-metal-associated domain-containing protein — protein: MNFTKSIAAVVFSGLMFVGCKEKTAETSESVSAEAEAPKVKKEIAAANIQTASFKVEGMTCAIGCAKTIEQELSVLEGVQKATVDFDKKLATVTFDKTVQSPESLTKIVQATGDGKTYKVSNIKS
- the gldD gene encoding gliding motility lipoprotein GldD is translated as MLKKTLAITLLFIVLISVFSCKDDVLPKPSSHLRLDYPEAKYVHFENNCPFSFEINSDAIIKGEKDCGFAISYPKMKATIYLTYKPVNNNINNLLRDAQKLTYEHVIKADDILEQPYLNPDKKVYGMFYQVDGNAATNSQFYVTDSIKHFVIGSVYFYAKPNFDSIMPAASYVKNDMQRLMETLKWK
- a CDS encoding gliding motility-associated protein GldE, which gives rise to MDPEPSINLAYTLDTTLVLGFTGIFALLFCSALVSGAEIAFFSLSQKDIDETVQENASKGKIIADLLEKPKKLLATLLVANNFINIGVVILFSFVGKGIFSEITSPVLKFILEVIVVTFLILLFGEVLPKVYASRNNIKFAKQIAYPIALLDKILSPVSLPMRSATIFLHNKLGKQKTNFSVDQLSQALELTDSEETSSDEQKILEGIVTFGNTDTKQVMSPRIDIFALEIEESFSDICPKIIEKGFSRIPVYRDNIDQIEGVLFVKDLLPHINTNDFDWKPLIREPFFVPENKKLDNLLKDFQNMKSHLAIVVDEYGGTSGLVSLEDVIEEIVGDISDEFDDENINFSKIDDKNYLFEGKINLKDFYRIVDVDEELFEIKKGEAETLAGFILEILGNFPKKDQKITFENCLFTIETVDKKRIRQIKVTLE
- a CDS encoding DMT family transporter; the encoded protein is MFSKQLKWVYLGILSLVWGSSFILIKKGLIGLTALQLGSLRIIFAAVFLLIIGFKSLEKITKYQWKFIAMTSLFGTFIPAYLFAIAQTQIDSSVSSILNSLTPLNTLIIGSLAFGLQFKKNQIFGVLIGLVGCTLLILNGAIHHPEQNYYYAILVLIASICYATNVNLIKRHLHDLAPLSITTGNFLVLLFPATIILFASGFFDVVHVASVQKSVLFIMILGVVGTGIANILFFKLIQMSSPVFATSVTYLIPVVAFFWGLLDNEMISAVQFIGAFIILIGVYLSAKK